In a genomic window of Shouchella clausii:
- a CDS encoding GH32 C-terminal domain-containing protein → MASLREDASYYTERYRPQYHFSTPVGNLADPNGLVFYKGEYHLFHQKNGTWAHAVSKDLLHWEHLPIALEHDHLGQALSGSVVVDEKDTSGLFGGKPGLVAIYTNTEGGEAQSIAYSIDDGRTWERYVGNPVIPNTGMKDFRDPKVFWHEETAKWVMVVSTNQTVSFYHSDNLIDWAFASQFGDEEGLHAAVWECPDLFRLPVDGDEDNQKWVLHVSVGDNDETNGSTAQYFVGEFDGTAFTNDNDAAEVLITDIGQDFYAAQTFANLDGRTVWLGWMANWRYPYQSPTDPWMGAMSIPRELGLYTNSNGQVRLRQKPISELDTIYAKQQDFAPFDVANEATPLDFKGTTYRFTAEVSWEDLREFGLRLRHGDGVESLLGFDGEYQKVFLDRTNAGLETIIDRNGQPFPFGQRYEADYDAKQGFMKLDVLVDESSIEWFINDGELTFTSLIYTDPTNAGIEWYADGGSIHVQHAQAIHLHNVWRARVPGGQLERIVTNEETVRLEIGETKELIADLKPDYNVGEEMIEWGSSDEDIVTVIDETERGVMIEAVGQGSAEVVAREPKNRLEKRIRVYSTGEGEQ, encoded by the coding sequence ATGGCTTCATTAAGAGAGGACGCTTCTTATTACACAGAACGGTATAGGCCACAGTACCACTTCTCTACCCCCGTGGGCAACTTAGCTGATCCAAATGGGCTCGTATTTTATAAAGGGGAATACCATTTATTCCATCAAAAAAATGGAACGTGGGCCCATGCTGTTAGCAAGGATTTGCTTCATTGGGAGCACTTGCCGATTGCGTTAGAACATGATCATTTAGGTCAAGCGTTATCCGGTAGTGTAGTTGTTGATGAGAAGGACACAAGCGGTTTGTTTGGCGGGAAGCCAGGGTTGGTTGCTATTTATACAAACACAGAGGGGGGCGAAGCCCAATCGATTGCTTACAGCATAGACGATGGACGGACGTGGGAACGGTATGTTGGCAACCCTGTTATTCCGAACACTGGCATGAAAGATTTCCGCGACCCGAAAGTGTTTTGGCATGAGGAAACGGCAAAGTGGGTCATGGTAGTCTCAACGAATCAGACCGTCAGCTTTTACCATTCTGACAACTTGATTGATTGGGCATTTGCGAGTCAGTTTGGTGACGAGGAAGGATTGCATGCTGCAGTGTGGGAATGTCCTGATTTGTTCCGCCTTCCAGTTGACGGCGATGAGGACAATCAAAAGTGGGTTCTCCACGTAAGTGTAGGCGATAATGATGAAACCAATGGCTCTACTGCGCAATATTTTGTCGGTGAATTTGATGGGACTGCCTTTACAAACGACAATGATGCCGCTGAAGTGCTGATTACTGATATAGGCCAGGACTTTTATGCAGCGCAAACATTCGCGAATTTGGATGGCCGCACGGTCTGGCTCGGCTGGATGGCGAACTGGCGGTATCCGTACCAATCGCCAACCGATCCATGGATGGGAGCGATGTCGATTCCAAGAGAGTTAGGGTTGTATACAAATTCCAACGGGCAAGTGCGACTACGGCAAAAGCCGATATCCGAACTTGACACGATTTATGCCAAACAACAGGATTTTGCTCCTTTTGACGTTGCCAACGAGGCAACTCCCCTCGATTTTAAAGGGACGACTTACCGTTTTACGGCCGAAGTTTCGTGGGAAGATTTGCGAGAATTTGGCTTGCGGCTCAGGCATGGTGATGGTGTCGAGTCACTTCTTGGCTTTGATGGAGAATATCAGAAAGTGTTTTTAGATCGTACCAATGCAGGGCTGGAAACGATAATCGATCGCAATGGCCAACCATTTCCGTTCGGACAGCGCTATGAGGCAGATTATGATGCAAAACAGGGTTTCATGAAGCTGGATGTACTTGTCGATGAATCATCGATCGAATGGTTTATCAATGATGGTGAGCTTACGTTTACATCCCTTATTTATACGGATCCAACGAATGCAGGGATTGAATGGTATGCTGACGGCGGCTCCATCCATGTCCAGCATGCACAAGCAATCCACTTGCATAATGTGTGGCGTGCCCGTGTGCCCGGGGGGCAGCTGGAGCGGATTGTGACCAATGAAGAAACAGTTCGGTTGGAGATTGGGGAAACAAAAGAGCTTATTGCCGATTTGAAACCAGATTACAACGTGGGCGAAGAAATGATCGAGTGGGGAAGCAGTGATGAGGACATCGTCACCGTTATCGATGAAACAGAACGAGGAGTGATGATCGAAGCAGTTGGCCAAGGGAGTGCCGAAGTGGTTGCCAGAGAGCCAAAAAACCGCCTCGAGAAAAGAATACGGGTTTATTCAACAGGAGAAGGAGAGCAATAG
- a CDS encoding glycoside hydrolase family 32 protein: MNQVHGNNSHRERVTQATKTVQANQNERAAYRLGYHLMAPSGWMNDPNGLIYFNGQYHAFYQHYPYGETWGPMHWGHGISDDLIHWRHLPVALAPGEAYDRDGCFSGSAVDDQGTLTLIYTGHNVIDPQKDVVVQNQNIARSRDGIHFYKANANPVIQQQPAGMGQDFRDPKVWRENGVWFMVVGATKHGQGQVLLYESANLEEWTYRGVLAQNDGGNEGYMWECPDFFKLGDKYVLLASPQGVEPEGDRYLNHHQTVYMVGDYVNGQFIRSSFTELDYGHDFYAVQTLLDGKGRRIAIGWMDMWESPKPSQKHGWAGAMTLPRELVLTDEGKITMKPIEELTLLRQQSTPIGPLHVKRVHPIISSGNLVELEAQFALVDSDASAFGIKFCCATDGSEETVLRFDLMKHTVTLDRSRSGEGPGGTRTVSIKSAPTIDVRLFIDRSSVEVFINDGETVMTSRIYPQETSTGMTVFAEGGSVVMPTCTVHKLKSIWNE; this comes from the coding sequence ATGAATCAAGTACACGGAAATAATAGCCACAGAGAACGAGTGACACAAGCAACAAAAACCGTTCAAGCAAACCAAAATGAACGTGCTGCCTACCGGCTTGGCTATCATTTAATGGCGCCTTCGGGGTGGATGAATGATCCAAATGGGCTCATTTATTTCAACGGCCAATACCATGCCTTTTACCAACATTACCCATATGGGGAAACGTGGGGCCCGATGCATTGGGGCCATGGAATAAGCGATGATCTCATTCATTGGCGCCATTTGCCCGTTGCTTTAGCACCTGGTGAGGCATATGACCGCGATGGCTGTTTTTCAGGAAGTGCGGTAGACGACCAAGGCACGCTAACACTCATATATACAGGCCACAATGTCATTGATCCTCAAAAAGATGTCGTTGTGCAAAACCAAAACATTGCACGTAGCCGTGACGGCATTCACTTTTATAAAGCAAACGCCAATCCGGTGATTCAACAACAACCAGCAGGGATGGGGCAGGATTTCCGCGATCCAAAAGTGTGGCGTGAAAACGGTGTATGGTTCATGGTTGTTGGGGCGACTAAACATGGCCAGGGGCAAGTGTTGCTATACGAGTCGGCTAACCTTGAAGAATGGACCTACCGAGGTGTGCTTGCCCAAAATGACGGTGGCAACGAAGGCTATATGTGGGAATGCCCAGACTTTTTCAAGCTCGGCGATAAATATGTGCTGCTTGCTTCCCCACAAGGCGTTGAGCCTGAAGGAGACCGGTATTTAAATCATCATCAAACGGTTTATATGGTTGGTGATTATGTGAATGGCCAATTTATACGAAGCAGCTTTACGGAGCTTGATTACGGGCATGATTTTTATGCGGTGCAAACGTTGTTGGACGGCAAAGGCAGGCGGATTGCCATCGGTTGGATGGATATGTGGGAATCGCCAAAACCAAGCCAAAAGCATGGTTGGGCAGGGGCGATGACTTTGCCAAGGGAGTTGGTGCTTACCGATGAAGGAAAAATAACAATGAAACCAATTGAAGAGTTGACGTTGTTGCGCCAACAATCGACCCCTATTGGCCCGCTTCACGTCAAGCGCGTACACCCCATCATCTCATCAGGCAACCTAGTAGAACTTGAAGCCCAGTTCGCTCTTGTTGATTCGGATGCTTCTGCTTTTGGCATCAAATTTTGCTGTGCGACAGATGGGAGCGAGGAAACGGTGCTCCGGTTTGACTTGATGAAGCACACGGTTACGTTGGATCGCTCTCGCTCAGGGGAAGGGCCAGGCGGAACACGGACGGTTTCAATCAAGTCTGCGCCAACAATCGACGTTCGCTTGTTTATCGATCGATCTTCGGTTGAAGTGTTCATTAATGATGGGGAAACGGTAATGACGAGCCGAATTTACCCGCAAGAAACAAGCACTGGCATGACCGTATTTGCAGAAGGAGGGAGCGTCGTTATGCCAACATGCACCGTTCACAAACTTAAATCTATTTGGAATGAATAA
- a CDS encoding SDR family oxidoreductase produces MSQKTAVITGAASGIGRATAMAFAKKGTTLALIDQDEQRLKTLKAELDKEHVYCFQADISDAKRMETVFNEIGETVKAIDIVFANAGINGTVTSIEAFEPEEWEQTLRVNLTGTFLSVKYAIPLMKKHGGSIIMTSSVNGTRVFSNFGMSAYSASKAGIAAFAKMAALELANYGIRVNVICPGAIRTHIDERTYRHEEALTPITIHKKSEPFPTPPGTPEQVADTVLYLASDGAKHVSGAEIVIDGAQTLL; encoded by the coding sequence ATGTCCCAAAAAACAGCGGTCATAACTGGAGCAGCATCAGGAATCGGAAGAGCAACCGCAATGGCGTTTGCCAAAAAAGGAACCACGCTTGCTTTAATCGATCAAGACGAACAAAGGTTAAAAACGTTGAAAGCGGAGCTTGATAAAGAGCACGTTTATTGTTTTCAGGCTGACATTTCAGACGCCAAACGGATGGAGACTGTATTTAATGAAATCGGCGAAACGGTGAAAGCCATTGATATTGTCTTTGCCAATGCTGGCATAAACGGTACCGTCACATCAATCGAAGCGTTTGAGCCGGAAGAATGGGAACAAACGTTGCGAGTCAATTTAACAGGCACTTTTTTAAGCGTCAAATACGCCATTCCACTTATGAAAAAACATGGCGGAAGCATCATTATGACCAGTTCGGTTAACGGCACTCGTGTCTTTTCCAACTTCGGTATGTCTGCTTACAGCGCCTCAAAAGCAGGAATCGCCGCTTTTGCCAAGATGGCCGCGCTAGAACTTGCCAACTATGGCATACGCGTCAATGTCATTTGTCCAGGCGCGATTCGCACACATATCGATGAACGGACATACCGCCATGAGGAAGCGCTCACACCGATTACAATTCATAAAAAAAGCGAGCCATTTCCGACACCTCCTGGCACGCCCGAGCAAGTCGCTGACACCGTCCTTTATTTAGCATCAGACGGCGCTAAACATGTGAGCGGCGCAGAAATCGTGATTGACGGGGCGCAGACATTGCTTTAA
- a CDS encoding LysM peptidoglycan-binding domain-containing protein gives MQLHVVQTGESLYGIAQAYNTSPQSIATANQLDAPNELVVGQTLVIPIYGRYYFVQPGDTLSAIAARYGFSVQQLAEINNLMPNQVLPVGFRLYLPPAAKQEIETNAYIEPTQDTISEALLASARETAPYLTYLAPFSYRITAEGALLPVPLGSLPDIADENNTALMMVITNLQEGAFSGELGQTVLESPDIQNALLEAIVTEANRVGRFSDVHFDFEFLPPAMREPYNAFLRKAVDRLHQEGLLVSTALAPKTSAAQTGQWYEAHDYRAHGEIVDFVVLMTYEWGYSGGPPQAVSPIGPVTDVVEYALTEMAPDKIMLGQNLYGYDWTLPFEPGGEYARAISPQQAIALAREHNVAIEFDTDAQAPFFHYIDVNGREHEVWFEDGRSIQAKFNLIKQHQLRGISYWKLGLSFPQNWLLLNDQFTIRKRR, from the coding sequence ATGCAATTGCACGTCGTTCAGACAGGGGAATCGCTCTATGGCATTGCCCAAGCTTATAATACGTCGCCCCAGTCGATTGCCACCGCCAACCAACTGGATGCCCCTAATGAACTTGTTGTTGGCCAGACGCTTGTCATTCCGATCTACGGAAGGTACTATTTTGTCCAGCCTGGTGATACATTAAGCGCCATTGCTGCGCGCTATGGTTTTTCTGTCCAACAGTTGGCCGAAATAAACAACCTTATGCCAAATCAAGTTCTCCCTGTCGGTTTTCGTCTTTACTTGCCTCCTGCCGCAAAGCAGGAAATTGAAACGAATGCCTATATTGAACCAACACAGGATACGATTAGCGAGGCGTTGCTCGCTTCTGCCCGTGAAACAGCTCCGTACTTGACGTACTTAGCGCCGTTCAGTTACCGCATCACTGCTGAAGGCGCACTGTTGCCTGTTCCCCTAGGCAGTCTTCCTGATATAGCCGATGAAAACAACACCGCTTTAATGATGGTGATTACAAACTTGCAGGAAGGGGCATTTAGTGGCGAACTTGGCCAGACTGTATTAGAATCACCTGACATCCAAAACGCGCTCCTTGAGGCGATTGTTACAGAAGCCAATCGTGTTGGCCGCTTTTCTGATGTCCACTTCGATTTTGAATTTTTACCTCCAGCCATGAGGGAACCTTATAATGCCTTTCTAAGAAAGGCAGTCGACAGGCTCCATCAAGAAGGGCTGCTAGTTTCCACTGCTCTTGCCCCAAAAACAAGCGCCGCCCAAACAGGGCAATGGTATGAAGCCCATGATTATCGGGCCCATGGTGAGATTGTCGATTTTGTTGTGCTCATGACCTATGAGTGGGGCTACTCAGGCGGACCACCTCAAGCCGTTTCGCCAATAGGGCCTGTTACCGATGTAGTCGAATACGCTTTAACTGAAATGGCGCCAGATAAAATCATGCTTGGTCAAAATTTATATGGTTACGATTGGACATTGCCGTTCGAACCTGGCGGAGAATACGCCCGGGCAATAAGCCCCCAGCAAGCCATTGCATTAGCGCGTGAACACAATGTTGCGATCGAGTTTGACACAGACGCACAGGCCCCTTTCTTCCACTATATTGACGTGAACGGTAGGGAACACGAAGTGTGGTTTGAAGATGGCCGTTCCATCCAAGCGAAGTTCAACCTAATTAAACAACACCAACTTCGTGGCATTAGCTACTGGAAGCTCGGCTTGTCATTCCCGCAAAACTGGCTGTTGCTCAATGACCAATTTACGATCCGCAAACGCCGTTAA
- a CDS encoding SE1832 family protein: protein MKTVDELQATLAELKSDFVRIQGDVEKIETTGGNVAQAVKQLTALEEEIASVRKQLNEAIKNEGS, encoded by the coding sequence GTGAAAACTGTTGATGAACTTCAAGCCACGCTAGCTGAATTAAAAAGCGATTTTGTCCGCATCCAAGGCGACGTCGAAAAAATTGAGACAACTGGCGGCAATGTCGCACAAGCAGTAAAACAGCTAACTGCTTTAGAAGAGGAAATTGCAAGTGTGAGGAAACAACTTAACGAGGCAATCAAGAACGAGGGTTCATAA
- a CDS encoding cysteine hydrolase family protein, protein MKALLVIDYTYDFIADEGALTVGAPGQAIEDAIVDKVEAFHRAGDLVVYAVDVHEQNDQCHPETALFPPHNIRGTKGRELYGKVGTQYERIKGENHVIWLDKTRYSAFVGTNLDLVLRERGITDVHLVGDVTDICVLHTAVYAYSLGYKLTIYKDGVASFDASGHEWALRHFQQALGATVV, encoded by the coding sequence TTGAAAGCTTTGCTTGTTATTGATTATACGTATGATTTTATTGCCGATGAGGGAGCTTTAACGGTAGGGGCGCCAGGGCAAGCAATTGAAGACGCGATTGTAGACAAAGTCGAGGCGTTCCACCGGGCCGGTGATTTAGTCGTCTATGCCGTTGATGTGCACGAACAAAACGATCAATGCCACCCGGAAACAGCGCTTTTTCCGCCCCATAACATCCGTGGCACGAAAGGGCGCGAACTGTATGGAAAGGTCGGCACTCAATATGAGCGGATAAAGGGAGAGAACCATGTCATATGGCTTGATAAAACACGCTACTCTGCTTTTGTCGGAACCAATCTTGATTTGGTATTGCGGGAACGAGGCATTACGGATGTCCATCTTGTTGGCGACGTCACCGATATTTGCGTGCTTCATACAGCCGTTTATGCATATTCCCTCGGCTACAAATTAACGATCTATAAAGACGGCGTTGCTAGTTTCGATGCATCTGGCCATGAGTGGGCATTGCGCCACTTTCAGCAAGCATTGGGAGCAACCGTCGTGTAG
- the nrdF gene encoding class 1b ribonucleoside-diphosphate reductase subunit beta, giving the protein MTHVYDAANWSKHEDDFTQMFYNQNVKQFWLPEEVALNGDLLTWKYLTPAEKDTYMKVLAGLTLLDTEQGNTGMPLVAEHVQGHQRKAVLNFMAMMENAVHAKSYSNIFMTLATSEEINDLFEWVKVNPRLQKKANTIVSIYKDIKRGDDISLFKALVASVYLESFLFYSGFYYPLYFYGQGKLMQSGEIINLILRDEAIHGVYIGLLAQEIYNKQSPDTQKELHQFAIELLDELYKNELLYTEDLYDQVGLSHDVKKFIRYNANKALMNLGFDPYFEDEEINPIVLNGLNTKTKSHDFFSMKGNGYKKATVEPLRDEDFFFPEAEEKAKQEQR; this is encoded by the coding sequence ATGACGCACGTCTACGATGCGGCCAACTGGTCCAAGCATGAAGATGATTTTACGCAAATGTTTTATAACCAAAACGTCAAACAGTTTTGGCTTCCCGAGGAAGTCGCCTTAAATGGCGACCTTCTCACGTGGAAGTATTTGACGCCTGCCGAAAAAGACACGTATATGAAAGTGCTTGCTGGCTTGACATTGCTCGACACCGAACAAGGAAATACCGGCATGCCACTTGTGGCAGAACACGTCCAAGGCCATCAACGCAAAGCGGTTTTAAACTTTATGGCAATGATGGAAAACGCCGTCCATGCCAAGTCTTATTCAAACATTTTCATGACGCTTGCTACGTCAGAAGAAATCAATGATTTGTTTGAATGGGTCAAAGTCAACCCCCGCCTCCAGAAAAAGGCCAATACAATCGTCTCGATTTATAAAGACATTAAACGCGGCGACGACATTTCTCTGTTTAAAGCACTAGTAGCTTCTGTCTACTTAGAAAGCTTTTTGTTCTACAGCGGTTTCTACTACCCGCTTTATTTCTACGGCCAAGGAAAGTTGATGCAAAGCGGCGAAATTATAAACCTCATTCTTCGCGATGAAGCAATCCATGGCGTATATATTGGGCTGTTGGCGCAAGAGATTTACAACAAGCAATCCCCTGATACGCAAAAGGAACTGCACCAATTTGCGATTGAGCTCTTAGATGAACTGTATAAAAATGAGCTCCTCTATACGGAAGATCTGTATGATCAAGTTGGGCTTTCCCACGATGTAAAAAAATTCATTCGCTACAATGCCAATAAAGCGTTAATGAACCTTGGCTTTGATCCTTATTTTGAAGACGAGGAAATCAACCCGATCGTCCTCAACGGACTGAATACAAAAACGAAGTCACATGACTTTTTCTCGATGAAAGGAAACGGCTACAAAAAAGCAACTGTCGAACCCCTTCGTGATGAGGATTTCTTCTTTCCAGAAGCCGAGGAAAAAGCAAAGCAAGAGCAGCGTTAA
- the nrdE gene encoding class 1b ribonucleoside-diphosphate reductase subunit alpha, translated as MQLAQVPKWVQLNNELMITKDGSYQFEKDKEAVHSYFVDNINQNTVFFHDLEEKIDYLIENDYYEEELLRLYTIDEIKAVMDIAYNKKFRFPSFMSAFKFYNDYALKTNDKSKILERYEDRVAIVSLFFGNGDVEKAKALVKAMISQEFQPATPTFLNAGRKRRGELVSCFLLEINDSLNDISRAVDISMQLSKLGGGVALNLSKLRAKGEAIKDVANATKGVVGVMKLLDNAFRYADQMGQRQGSGAAYLNIFHADINDFLDTRKISADEDVRVKTLSIGVVIPDKFIELMREDKDAYLFYPHTVYKAYGQHFDEMDMEEMYETLVDDPRVRKEKINPRRLFQKLAILRSESGYPYIMFADNVNKAHANGHISNVKFSNLCSEILQASEVSTYTDYGEEDEIGLDISCNLGSINIMNVMENKSLENTVSLATDALTRVSESTNITNAPAVRRGNKLMKSIGLGAMNLHGYLAKQHIAYESEEARDFANTFFMAMNYFSIKRSAEIARDQGETYHGYEGSTYADGSYFKKYIENDFTPKFDKVKALFDGMFVPTKEDWQALQAFVAEHGLYHSYRLAIAPTGSISYVQSATASVMPIMERIEERTYGNSKTYYPMPGLNANNWFFYKEAYDMDMFKVVDMIATIQQHVDQGISFTLFLKDTMTTRDLNRIDLYAHHKGIKTLYYARTKDTGQDNCLSCVV; from the coding sequence ATTCAATTGGCACAAGTTCCAAAGTGGGTTCAGCTTAACAACGAGCTAATGATTACAAAAGACGGCAGCTACCAGTTTGAAAAGGACAAAGAAGCTGTACATAGTTATTTCGTAGACAACATTAACCAAAATACCGTCTTTTTCCATGATCTTGAAGAAAAGATCGACTACTTAATTGAAAATGATTATTACGAAGAAGAGCTTCTGCGCTTGTATACGATCGACGAAATCAAAGCGGTGATGGACATTGCCTATAACAAAAAATTCCGTTTTCCGTCGTTTATGAGCGCTTTTAAATTTTACAATGATTACGCGCTAAAAACGAATGACAAAAGCAAAATTTTAGAGCGGTATGAAGACCGTGTCGCCATTGTTTCCCTTTTCTTCGGAAACGGGGATGTTGAAAAAGCCAAAGCGTTAGTAAAAGCCATGATTTCGCAAGAGTTCCAGCCAGCGACGCCCACGTTCCTCAATGCAGGACGTAAACGCCGCGGCGAACTCGTTTCCTGCTTCTTGCTTGAAATTAACGATTCATTAAATGACATTAGCCGAGCTGTCGACATTTCGATGCAGCTCTCAAAGCTTGGCGGCGGCGTGGCCCTTAACTTATCAAAGTTACGCGCGAAAGGCGAGGCAATCAAAGATGTGGCTAACGCGACAAAAGGCGTTGTCGGCGTTATGAAACTTCTCGACAATGCGTTTCGCTATGCCGACCAAATGGGACAGCGCCAAGGGTCTGGTGCAGCGTACTTAAATATTTTCCACGCTGACATTAACGACTTTCTTGACACGCGGAAAATATCTGCTGATGAAGACGTACGCGTTAAAACATTGTCAATTGGCGTCGTTATCCCAGACAAATTTATTGAGTTGATGCGCGAAGATAAAGATGCATACTTGTTTTATCCACATACCGTTTATAAAGCTTACGGCCAACATTTTGATGAAATGGACATGGAAGAAATGTACGAAACGCTTGTTGACGACCCGCGGGTACGGAAAGAAAAAATCAACCCTCGTCGTCTGTTCCAAAAGCTAGCAATCTTGCGGTCCGAATCTGGCTACCCATACATTATGTTTGCCGACAACGTAAACAAGGCCCATGCAAATGGCCATATTAGTAATGTCAAGTTTTCAAACTTATGTTCAGAAATCTTACAAGCCTCGGAAGTATCGACTTACACCGACTACGGCGAGGAAGATGAGATCGGTCTTGACATTTCCTGCAACCTTGGGTCGATTAACATTATGAACGTGATGGAAAACAAATCGCTTGAAAACACAGTTAGCCTGGCGACAGACGCCTTAACGCGCGTATCAGAGTCAACCAATATTACGAATGCGCCAGCAGTGCGCCGCGGTAACAAACTGATGAAATCAATCGGCCTCGGCGCAATGAATTTGCACGGTTACCTAGCCAAGCAGCATATTGCTTACGAAAGCGAAGAAGCTCGTGATTTTGCCAATACCTTTTTTATGGCGATGAACTATTTCTCAATTAAACGGTCTGCCGAGATTGCCAGGGATCAGGGTGAAACGTATCACGGTTATGAAGGCAGTACGTACGCTGACGGCTCCTACTTTAAAAAGTATATCGAGAATGACTTCACGCCTAAATTTGACAAAGTCAAAGCGCTGTTTGACGGGATGTTTGTGCCAACAAAAGAAGATTGGCAAGCTTTGCAAGCATTTGTAGCAGAACACGGCCTTTACCATAGTTACCGATTAGCGATCGCGCCAACTGGTTCGATTTCTTATGTACAGTCGGCCACAGCAAGCGTCATGCCGATTATGGAACGGATTGAAGAACGGACATACGGCAACTCCAAAACATACTATCCAATGCCTGGGCTAAATGCGAACAACTGGTTCTTCTACAAAGAAGCCTATGACATGGATATGTTTAAAGTCGTTGATATGATTGCAACGATCCAACAACACGTCGATCAAGGGATCAGCTTTACGCTTTTCCTAAAAGATACGATGACGACCCGTGACTTGAACCGAATCGACCTTTATGCGCACCATAAAGGCATCAAAACCCTTTACTACGCGCGCACAAAAGATACAGGGCAAGACAACTGCCTTTCTTGTGTCGTTTAA
- the nrdI gene encoding class Ib ribonucleoside-diphosphate reductase assembly flavoprotein NrdI, with the protein MKVKIVFDSKTGNVKRFVAKLPFDDIEQIDDTTTVDKPFVLITYTTGFGELSPRTRVFLEKNHEQLQGVAASGNRIWGDRFARSADTIASMYNVPVLHKFELSGTSRDVDAFLQGVNSIGTSSKVGSA; encoded by the coding sequence ATGAAGGTGAAAATTGTTTTTGATTCAAAAACAGGAAACGTCAAACGATTTGTGGCGAAATTGCCATTTGACGACATTGAACAAATTGACGACACGACCACGGTGGACAAGCCTTTCGTACTAATTACGTATACGACTGGTTTTGGCGAACTCTCGCCTAGGACACGCGTCTTTCTTGAGAAGAACCATGAGCAGCTCCAAGGAGTAGCTGCAAGTGGGAACCGGATTTGGGGAGACCGCTTTGCAAGAAGCGCAGACACCATCGCAAGCATGTACAATGTTCCTGTTCTTCATAAATTCGAGCTAAGCGGAACGTCTAGAGACGTCGATGCTTTTTTACAGGGGGTAAATTCAATTGGCACAAGTTCCAAAGTGGGTTCAGCTTAA
- a CDS encoding SGNH/GDSL hydrolase family protein has product MKNTVFTALIMVSVVGMVIAHFYYQNRVNTIAKEAISQASVDTHNQEKTSTKAEHDSEGIEIGGWLGDFLDSQDADSAHIVFFGSSSIENENGKSWPELVMEQIDNGAASPTIDYEVISVGSDTTSDQLLAEGFADKIAESEPDVLVLESLTLNDNGNLAASDSIAHLSAFIDAVSEQIPGVEIILVPTNPIGPATVYPGQIDVLNEQAPSLPVTYVDHWDAWPAEEEMAAYVESGRPTSEGHELWASAFSQFFIGE; this is encoded by the coding sequence TTGAAGAACACGGTCTTTACAGCACTGATAATGGTTAGTGTTGTTGGCATGGTGATCGCCCACTTTTATTACCAAAATCGCGTTAATACGATCGCAAAAGAGGCTATTTCCCAAGCATCTGTCGACACACACAACCAAGAGAAAACAAGCACAAAAGCAGAGCATGATAGCGAGGGGATTGAAATCGGCGGATGGCTTGGCGATTTTCTTGACAGCCAAGACGCTGACTCGGCGCATATTGTCTTTTTCGGTTCCAGCTCCATTGAGAACGAAAACGGAAAAAGCTGGCCAGAGCTTGTGATGGAACAAATTGATAATGGGGCTGCTTCGCCCACTATCGATTACGAAGTGATTTCAGTCGGAAGCGACACAACAAGCGACCAGCTTCTGGCAGAAGGGTTTGCCGACAAGATTGCAGAATCTGAGCCTGATGTGCTTGTGCTCGAATCACTGACGCTTAACGACAACGGCAATCTTGCTGCATCTGACTCAATTGCCCACCTCTCTGCTTTTATTGACGCCGTTTCCGAACAAATTCCAGGCGTTGAAATTATTCTTGTGCCGACAAACCCAATTGGCCCAGCAACCGTCTACCCTGGACAAATTGATGTGTTAAACGAACAAGCCCCATCACTCCCTGTAACGTATGTGGACCATTGGGATGCTTGGCCAGCCGAGGAGGAAATGGCCGCATACGTGGAAAGCGGGCGACCGACAAGCGAAGGCCATGAACTTTGGGCATCGGCTTTTAGTCAATTTTTCATTGGCGAGTAA